AGCCGCGCACGAGCACCAGCTGGTTGCCCGACTGCTCGGGCAGGTTGCCCTTTACTTTGGCCGGCAACACAAGCCGCCCCTTCGGGTCAAGCTTGCATTCGTATTCGCCGGACAGCAGATTCATGGGCACAAACCGTCGCAGGAAAGTTGAACGGTATTGGCAAATGTACGGGAAGCCCTTCGAAAACCAACCACGATTTACCATTTCCTACCACAAAAGAAATAGGGCCTTCCTATATATTTAAAATGGGTTTTCAAGCCGGTTTAGCAACGGGGGATTATCAGCCCCCTCATTACCCCAGTTCAGAATTGCCAAAGTGTCAGCCGTTGCATTGGGCTAACTTCCGGCTGGCACGCGCTACATTTTTGGCCAGATTCTACACCTACTACGCCCGATTTCCACACTGCTCCTCCGGCACCGAAGCCGTATCTTTGCCCGGTAATGCCACGCTACTCTTTATGCCGTCGCTTCGTCAGCCTGGTGCTGGCCGTGTTGGTGCTCATCACCTCGGTGGGCCTCACGGTGCAGCGCCATACCTGCCGCATGAGTGGCGTCAGCAAGGTGGATATTTCGGTCACGGGGCAGGCGTCGCTGCGGGGCTGCGATGGGCAGCTGGCACCCACCAAGCCGGTGGCCAAGGACAACTGCTGTGACTTCAGCAGCCACCTTCATAAGCTCTCGGTGCCCGCCCACGAGCTGGCGGCGAAGGTGCTCGTGCCGGCTCCACTGCTGGCCGTTTGGCTGCCGGCGCCCAACTGGGCGCCGCTTGGGCTGGCTCAACTGCCCGAGGCGCCCGGCCCCCGCTGGTTCGCGGCCGATTCTTCGCCCCCACCCCTGGGCGGGCGCGGGCTGCTGGCATTTGCCTGCACGCTGGTAGTCTAGGTTTTTCTGAAAATGCCCGTTGCCACGCTGGTCGCAACGAGGGGGCCGCGTGGTCTGCACCGGCCTTTTTTCACAAAAATCTAACTTACTGCTATTATGAAATCCATCTGCGGGCACCGCCCGCTGCTTGCTATGCTTGCCCTGCTGGTGGCTTGGGTGCAGCCGGAATCGGCTGTGGCCCAATCGGCTGCCATTGCCCCGGTACGCGGCGAAGTCACGGAAGCCGGCAAAGCCACTCCCCTACCCGGCGCGCTGTTGCGCTGGCTCTTCGACGGGGCCGAGGCCGAAGGCCCAACCACCACGACCGTTACCGACGCGGCCGGACGCTTTACCCTGCCGCGGCCGGCGCGCGCGGCCTCGCGCCTGGTGGTGCAGGCCCTGGGCTACCAGGCCGATACCCTGGCCGTGCCAGCTACCGGCGCCCCCTACCTGCGCGTAGCCCTACGCGCTGGCCAGGAACTGGGCGAAGTCACCGTGACAGCCCGTGCTCCGGCTTACTCGGCCATCACGCCCGCCAACGTGCAGGTGATATCGGCCCGGGACCTCACCAAGTCGGCGTGCTGCAACCTGGCCGAGAGCTTCGAAACCAACGCCTCGGTCGAGGTCACCACTTCCGATGCCGTGTCCGGTGCCAAGCAGATTCAGTTGCTTGGGCTGGATGGCAGCTACTCGCTGCTGACCGTGGACAACCAGCCGGCCCTGCGCGGGCTGGCCGCGCCCTACCGCCTGGGCTACCTGGCCGGGCCGTGGATTGAGAACATCGAAATCATCAAGGGCACGGGCTCGGTGGTGAACGGGTACGAAGCCATTTCGGGCCAGGTGAACGTGAAGCTGAAGGAGCCCGAGAAAACCGACCAGTTGCTGTTCAACATCTATGGCAACGACTTGGGCAAATTCGATGTCAACCTGAATGCCTCTGCCCGCATCAACCCGAAGTGGAGCACGGTGCTGCTGCTGCACACCGACCACCTGGGCAACCGCGTGGACCGGAATGGCGACAAGTTCTTAGACCTGCCTCTGGCCACCCAGTTCAATGCCTTTAATAAGTGGAAGTACATTTCCGGTACCGGCTTCGTGAGCGAAGTGGGGCTGGGCGCTTTGCGCGAAACCCGGCAGGGCGGCCAGATTAACTTTCGCAATACCGGCGATGCCGACGCGTACCTGCAGCACTACGGCACCACGCAGGCCACCACGCGTTACACGGGCTACGCCAAGACTTCGTACACCTGGCCCACCCGGCCATTCCAAAGCCTGGGCCTGCTGCTGAGTGGCACCGACCATGCCTTCACGTCGGCCTATAGCCCGGCTTACTCGCTGGCGCCTACCACGGGGCCTCGCACCTATGATGGCAACCAGCGCACCGGCCTGGGTACCCTGCTGTTCCAGAGCGTGTTGGGCAACACCTCCCACGTGTATCGGGCGGGGCTGAGCTTTCTGTATGATGACTACCGGGAGGTGTTTCGCGACGGCCACCGCTACCCCACCGAAACGGACGCCGACGTGTACGCCCGGGAGCACCGCAACCGGCTGGAGCTGGTGCCCGGCGCCTTTGCCGAGTACACCTACCAGAACAGCCGCAACCTGACGGTGGTGGCCGGGCTACGCACCGACCGCCACAACCTCTACGGCTGGCAGGTGACGCCCCGGCTCAACCTGAAGTACGACGCGGCCAAGAACACCGTGCTGCGGCTGGCGGCGGGCCGCGGCTTCCGCGTGGCCAACCCCATTGCCGACAATGCGGCCATGCTGGCCAGCGCGCGCCAGTTTCTCATCAGCGACAACCTGCGACCGGAGCGGGCATGGAATATCGGCGGCAGCGCCACGCAGTACTTCACAGTGCTGGGCCGGCAGGCGACGTTTGTGGCCGACTACTACCACACCGAGTTTGACAACCAGGTAGTGGCTGACATGTACACCTCGGCCCGATACATCAACATCCAGAACCTGGGGCCGGGCGGCCGGTCTTTTGCCCGCAGCCTGCAGGGCGAGTTGCAACTTGAGCCGCTGAAAGGCCTGCAAGTGAAGGGGGCCTACAAGTACCTCGACGTGCGTACCACCTACGACGGCGTGCTGCTGGCCAAGCCTCTCACGCCCACGCACCGCGCCTTTGTGAACCTGGACTACGCCAGCGCGTTCGATAAATGGCGCGGCGACTTCACTGTGCAGTGGTTTGGCCAGCGCCCGCTGGCACACATCACCAGCACCCACGCCCACGGCTCAGGACAGGAATACACGCCCGAGCTGGGGCCGCGCTACGGCCTGCTCAATGCCCAAATCACGAGGGCCTTCAAGCGCCTGGAAGTGTACGCCGGCGTAGAAAACCTCACCAACTACCGCCAGCCCAACCCCATCGAAGGCGCCGACAACCCCTTAGGACCAAATTTTGACGCCGCCATGGTGTGGGGCCCGGTGTACGGCCGCCTGACCTACGCCGGCCTGCGCTACCGCATCGAGTAGCGGCAAGCTTTTTGCCTAGTTAACTTTTTCCGGCAGCAATTTTGTTATCGCTGTCACTACACAGCATTCTCAAAATCTTCACCATGAAATTCCTCCTAGCACTCCCGCTATTCGCTTTATTAAGCTTCTCGCCAAACGCCCAGGCGCAAACCGCGCCCGCTACGGCAGCCAAGACCGGAAATGTGGCCACCGCCCAATTCAAAACGTCAGCGGTGTGCGACATGTGCAAGGCACGCCTCGAAAAAAGCTTGGCCTATGAGAAAGGCGTGCAAAGCGCCACGCTCGACGTGCCCAGCAAGGTCCTCACCGTGACGTACCGGCCCGACAAAACCACGCCGGCCAACCTGCGCACCGCCGTTCAGAAAACCGGTTACGACGCCGACGAGCTGACCGCCGACGCCCGCGCCTACAACCGCCTGCCGGACTGCTGCAAGAAAACCAACACCGTGCACACCGACGCGCACTAACCGAAGTTGAGCTAACAAAAAAGGCCCCGTTCTCCTGAGAACGGGGCCTTTTTATTTGGTTTGCCACAGCCGCCACCACGGCAGGTACGGCTGGTCGTGGTGCTCGTAATGGTAGCCGAAGAAGTAGCAACTCACGAAGGCCCACAGGTGGTGCCGGAACTGGCTGCGCGACTTGTGCGGGTTATCGGGGGCGTGCTCGCCGCGGTGCGGCAAGTAGGTACCAAAAAAGAACAGCTGAAACGTGGCCAGCACCGCCGGCACCATCCAAAAGGCAATAACATTAGCCTGCGGGAACCATACTTTCAGCACGTTGTAGGTGATGGCCATGAGGGCGACCTGCCACCAGGTTACGTAGTTCCAGGCGAAGCGCAGGAACCAGGGCAGAAAGCCGGGATGCCGGCCGTCGTGGAAATCCGGGTCGTCGGGGGTGCCCACGTGGCGGTGGTGAGCGTGGTGCTTGGGCAGCTGGCCCGGAAACCAGTTGTAAGCAAACAGGCCCGCGGCTACCGTCCCGATGGTGTTATTGACGCGCTTGTTGGCGCTTACGAGGCCGTGCATGGCGTCGTGGGCCGTGATGAACAGGCCCGTGTACAGGTGCGTTTGCAACAGCACCAGCACGTAGGGCACCGGGCTGCGCCAGTTGGGCTGATGAAAGGCCAGCAAATACGTAAGCAAAGCCGCCCACGCCGTGAACACCGCCAGGGCCACGGCCACGCCTTTCGCGCCCAGCGGCGCGGGGGCCACCCGGCGGGAAGCAGCACCGGCAAGAGTGGGTTGGGCAATGGTCGGCATTACACTAATCGACTACGAAAAGAGTGGCCCCGGTGGCGGTGCTGCTCCGGTGGGCTTCGGCGCCATCGGCTACCTGGTAGCTCATGCCGGGCGTTAGGACGAACTGGCGCCCGTCGGCCAGCTCAGTGTGCAGCTCGCCAGCAACCACCAGGAGGAAGTGCCCCTTCTGGCACCAGTGGTCGGCCAGGTATTCCGGGCTGTACTCCACCATGCGCACCCGCACCGGGCCAAACTGCTGGGTGCGCCAAGTGGCCACGCCAGTGGTGCCGGGGTACTGCTCGCCGGCTACCTCCGGCCAGTTGGTGACGCCAAAGGGCAAGTCCGTTATCTGCATAGCATCGGGCTGGGCTGGTCTACAAATTCAGCAGCCGGTCGCGCACCTGCTCCATTAGCCACATGGGCGTGCTGGTGGCCCCACATATGCCCACCGACTGGCCCGGCAGAAACCAGTTGGGCTGAATTTCGGCCACGTTGGAAATAAAGTGGGTTTGCGGGTTGGTTTCCAGGCACACCTGGTAAAGCACCTTGCCGTTGGAACTTTTAGTGCCCGACACAAACACGATTTGGTCAAATTGAGCCGCAAACCGGCGCAGGTCCTTGTCGCGGTTGCTCACCTGCCGGCAAATGGTGTCGTTGGCATTCACCTGAAAGCCCCGCCCCTCCAGCTCGTTCTTGATGTTGTAGAAGCTGTTGGTGCTCTTCGTGGTCTGGCTGTAGAGGGTAATGTTTTCGGGCAGCTCGTGGCTCAGCAGCTCGTCCAGGTTCTCAAATACCACGGCGTTGCCGCTGGTTTGGCCCAGCAGCCCAAGTACTTCGGCGTGCCCGTGCTTGCCGTAGATGAAAATCTTCTCCTGCTTATCGTAGCTGGTCTTGATGCGGTTTTGCAGCTTGAGCACCACCGGGCAGCTGGCGTCAATCAGGGTCAGGTTGTTTTCCATGGCCATCTGGTAGGTGGCCGGCGGCTCGCCGTGCGCCCGGATGAGCACGGCCTCGTCGCGCAGCTCGGCCAGCTTGTTGTGGCAGATAATGCGCAGGCCGCGGGCCTCGAGGCGCTGCACTTCTTCGTCGTTGTGCACGATGTCGCCTAAGCAGTACAAATAGCCCTGCTCATCAAGCAAGTCTTCAGCCATTTGAATAGCGTAAATCACGCCAAAGCAAAAGCCGGAGTTGGGGTCAATTCGGACGCTGAGCGACATTTTCGGCATAGGCCAAGGTAACCAGCAACCTACCCGCAAGGTTGCGAAGCACGAGCCTATCTTCCGAAAAATACGTAAGTAAAACGCATTTTGGATTGGCAAAGGCAATATGCCGCCAAAATCCTGACCAGACTGCACTTGCACGGAGCCGTGCCCGACCGGTGCCGGGTCGGCTACTCAGCCACCTTGCTCAGGCGCTGGGCCTGCTCGTCGCTCACGTGGCCGCGCTCCACCAGGAAGTTGCGCACCGTCCGGAAGGCTTCCGGGTCGAGGCCCGATTTGGGGTGGCTGAGCGCTGCGTTGAGCAACAGTGCTTTGTCTTCGTCAACGTGTTTGCTCAGGCCCAGAAAGGCGGGCAGATTGCTTTCCACGGAAAAGCGCAGAAAGCGGATTTCGGGGTTCTGCGGGTCAAGTCCAACGGCTTGCTCGAAGGTGCGCGCGGCGTCCTGCACGTAGGTCATCTTATTGAACATGGAGGCGTCGCGGGCCCGAATGGCTTCGGCAGCAGCCTTGTAGCCCAGCACCAGGGCATTGCCGTCTTTGTAGTCGGCCAGCAACTTGTAGAATTTTTCGCCGGCGGTTTTGTCGGCAGCGGCTTGCTCGTAGTGGCGGCGCAGGGTGGCGGGTGGGTAAGTAGTCGACACGGTTTTTTTTACGGAAGTGGATGAAGCAGGAAGCAGAACGCGTGGGGCAGCAATCACCGAAACGTGGTCCCGCACAACCGTGCCCGCAGGGTTTCCCCCCATACGCAAATCGGCGGCCGAGGAGCCAGACCACATGCCTGCAATACCGAGGAAAAGGAGCCCGCTGGGAATCTTCATATCTGCAAAATTACTTAGCTCAACCGCAACGGGCCGGCGCTAAGCAAAACCCGTGCTCGAAAACCGCCTCAAATGCGCGACAACCGATACCGGAAATAAGACCCCAACAGCAACAGCAGCTTGGTGTTATCGGGCACCCGCACCCGCTCGCCCAATATGCGGGCCGCCGGCAACTTCTTTATTTTATAAAATAATTTCAGGTAGTACACATAAGCCAGGTACACGCCCAGCTTGGCGCAGCGCGGCAGCTGCACAATACCCTCGTAGGCAGCTTCAAAATCGGCCTTGATGTCGGCCTCGATTTCCTGCTTGGTGGCGTCGTTGAAGCGCTGGTACACCACGCCCGGGAAATACACGCGGCCGCGCTCCTCGTAATCGGAACGGATGTCGCGCAGGAAGTTTACTTTCTGAAACGCCGCGCCCAACCGCCGGGCCGGCTCGCGCAGCCGGTCAAACAGGGCCGTGTCGCCATCGCAAAAGATGCGCAGGCACATCAGCCCCACCACTTCGGCCGAGCCGTAGATATACTCGTTGTACAAGCCGGGGTGGTAGTTCTGGTCTTCCAAATCCAGGGCCATGCTGTGCAGAAAGGCCTCAATAAACTCGCGGTCGATGCCATACTGCCGCACCACGTGCTGAAAGGAATGCAGCACCGGGTTAAAGCTCAGGCCGGTGTCCAGCGCCTCATAGGTTTGCCGGCGGAAGTCAGCCAGCAGCGCGGTTTTGTCGTGGTCATGGAACGTATCCACTATTTCATCGGCCCAGCGCACAAACCCATACACGGCATACACCGGAAGGTGCAGCTTGGGGTCGAGCGTGCGAATGCCCAGCGTAAACGAAGTGCTGTAGCGCCCCGTGATGAGCTTGCTGCACGCCAGGCTGGTATCCGTGAATAGTTTAACGTGGTCCATTTTGTTGAATGAGGCCTGATTCAAAATAGAACGCCATGCTGAGCGCAGCCGAAGCATCTCGCGTGCAGCAGTAATTAATCACTCTCGTGAGCGAGATGCTTCGGCTGCGCTCAGCATGACGTTCTGTACGGCCGTTATTAATTTTCTTTTAGTACCTCTCCCGCCACCACTTGGCCGGATATTAGCGAAGGCGGCACGCCCGGCCCGGGCACGGTAAGCTGACCGGTGAAATACAAATTACTGATTTTTTTACTCTTCAGGGTGGGCTTCAGGATGGCCGTTTGCTTGAGGGTATTAGCTAAACCGTAGGCGTTGCCTTTATAGCTGTGGTAGTCGGAGATAAAGTCCTGGTGGGCATAGCTCCGTTTGTATACCACCGCGTCGCGGATGCTGTGGCCGCAGTGCCGTTCGAGCCGGTCCATTAGCATGTTGTAATACCGCTCGCGGGTAGCCTCGTCGTCGGTCAGGTTGGGGGCAACCGGAATGAGCAGAAACAGGTTTTCCTGACCTTCGGGGGCCACGGTGGGGTCGGTTTTGCTGGGAACTGAGGCGTAGAACAGCGGCCGGCTGGGCCACTGAGGCTGCTCGTAAATCTCGCGGGAGTGCTGGTTGAAATCCTCGTCGAAAAACAGGTTGTGGTGGCGCAGCTTGTCCAGCTTTTTATTCACGCCGAGGTAGAACAGCAGCGACGACGGCGCCATGGTACGCGAGTTCCAGTACTTCTCGTCGTAGTGGCGGTGTTCGGGATTCAGCACTTCCTGCTCGATGTGGTGGTAGTCGGCGCCGGCCACCACGGCATCGGCGGCGAGAAAGCCACTGGCCGTGCGTGCCCCGGTGCTCCGGCCCTGCTCCACTACTATCTCCTGCACCTCTTCGTTGCAGCGGATTTCCACGCCCAGCTCTTCGGCCAGGCGCACCATGCCTTCCACAATCTTGTGCATGCCGCCTTTGGGGTACCAGGTGCCCAGCGCTAGGTCGGCGTAGTTCATGAGGGAGTACAGCGCGGGCGTGTTCTCGGAAGTAGCGCCCAGAAACAGGATGGGAAACTCCACCAGCTCCAGCAGGCGCGGGTCTTTAAAGAAGCGACGCACGTGCTTGTGCATGCTCTGCAGCACGTCCATGCGCACCATGTCGACGAGCAGCTTGGGGTCGGCAAATTCGAGCAGCGAGCGGCTGGGCGCGTACACCAGGCGGTTGATGCCCACTTCGTACTTGTAAGCTGCCTGCTTCAGAAACTCGTCGAGCCGGGCGGCGCTGCCGGGCTCGTAGCGCTCGAACAGGGCGCGCAACTCGCTCATCTTGGCCGGAATGTCCACGGCTTCCGGCCCTTTGAAAATTACCTGGTACGAGGGGTCGAGCCGCTGCAGCTCGTAGTAGTCGGCTACTGTCTTGCCGAAGCGGGCAAAATATTTATCAAACACATCGGGCATCCAGTACCAGCTCGGACCCATGTCGAAGGTGAAGCCTTGGGCCCGAAAGACCCGCGCCCGGCCCCCGGGGCCTTCGTTTTTCTCGAGCACCGTGACGCGCCAGCCAGCCTGAGCGAGCGTAGTGGCCGCAGCCAAACCGGCAAAGCCGGCGCCGATGACGATGGCGTGCTTAGGATTTTTGCTTTGCAACGTGTGGGGTTAAGCTTATGTAAACCATAAAGAACGTCATGCAGCACGCCGTTTGTCATGCTGACGCAGGAAGCATCTTATCAGGTTAGCGCGATTCGTTCAGCGGTGAGAAGATGCTTCGCTGCGCTCTGCATGACAAACGGCGTGCTGCATGACATGCAGCCCCAAAAGAAACCGCCGACCCTGCGCCACAACTGCAGCAGCAAGGCCGGCGGCCAAGGTAATCAGGCAAGGGAGTTAATCTTCTACTGCGTCGCTCGTTTCGCCGGCCGATGCGCCTACCGGGGCATACACCTGAAGGGCCGACTTGAGCTCCTTGCGGGCAATGTGAATGCGGTTTTTAACGGTACCAATGGGGATTTGCAGCTTCTCGGCAATCTCCATGTACTTGTAGCCGATGTAGTACATCATGAACGGCGTGCGGTAGTCGGTGCCCAGGCCGGCGATGGCCTCGTTGATGTCGCGCACCACAAAATCGGAAGTGGCGCCATTGTGGGTGATGTAGTTCTGGTCGGTGTTGAAATACTGGAAATACTCCGTCGAATCGATGTTGGAGCTGCGCTTGGTAATCTTGTTGTAGTTGTTGATGAAGGTGTTGCGCATGATGGTATACAACCACGCCTTCAGGTTGGTACCGGCTTTAAACTTGTCCTTATTAAGCAGGGCTTTGAGGAGGGTTTCCTGCACTAAATCCTTGGCATCATCAGCGTCTCGCGTCAAATTCATGGCGGCGGGCCGGAGGGTGAGCGAAATCTTCTGCACTTGCGAGGTGAATTCTAGCGAAGTCATGCTGTTTAGCTTTTCGTGGCCGATTGTTAAACAAATATACGAGTCATAACTGAAATTGACCACGGATGCCAAAATAATTTTAGCCCGCTCGCCTTATTATCAATCCTTTTCTCAATCGTTGTTGCGTCAAGCTAGTCAGTTTGGCCATTCCCTTGGCTCGTTCCTCGCCCAATGACCAGCTTTTCCCCACGACCGGATGCATTTACGGGCACGAGCGGCAAGCGGATTGGGCCGCCACCCCGGGTATTTAGGCGGATACCGGAGCGAAATTATTTTCGCTGATCATGGCCAGGAAATCGGTCATCAGCGGCGGCGCCACAAAGTTGGGGGGCAGCACCAGGCCTTCCTGGCGGGCCAGGTTGCCGTAGAGCACCACCCGCCCGGCGGGGCACAGCTGGAGCAATTCCTGGGCAAATTCGCCAATGCGGGTGCGCTCGGGCTGCGTGGTGAGCACCGTCACCAGGGCGTTGGGCCGGTAGAACTGGCACACCATGGTGAGCTCCTTGATGGGCATGTTCTGGCCCAAGTACAAGGTGTGCTGGCCCCGGGAGCGCAGGGCGTAGTTCATAAACAGCAGGGCCAGCTCGTGCAGCTCGTGCTCGGGCAGAAACAACAGCCACCGGGGCGCCTCCGCGGAGCCAATGGGCGGCAGTGCATCGGTGGCGACGAGCAGCTTTTGGCGCAGCAAGTGGGAAAGCAGGTGCTCCTGCGACAAATTCATGGTGCCGGCCAGCCACATCAGCCCAATGCGCTGCAGCAGCGGGTACGCCACCTGCAGCATCATGTTTTCAAACCCCAGCTTGCTGGTGGCATCGTCGAGCAGCTGGTTGAGCCGGACCTCGTCGAAGGTGAGCATGGCCGCCAGCAGGGCATTTACCTGCAGCTGGTAATCATGCGCGTCGTTGCCGCAGGCCAGTACGGCGGCCTGAATCTCGGCATCGCTGAGGCGGGCCACCTGCGAGATGCGCTTGCCCCGCCCGCAGAGCGTGGTCACGTTGAGCAGGCGGCGCAGGTCGTCGTCGCAATACAGGCGAATATTGGTGGCCGTGCGCACCGGCCGCAACAGGCCATAGCGCTGCTCCCACATCCGAATGGTATGCGCCTTGATGCCCGAAAGCTGCTCTAAGTCGCTGATGGAGAAGTGGCCCATTTTTAATTCAAATCAAGTTCTGAGAAGTATAAAGCGAATCGGGGGGAATTGTTCAAGGCTACTGAAATCACCGCCTATTCCACCGTGCTTTTGATTTTCTCTTGTTTGGCCGCGGCTTGCTGGCGCGCCAGCCGCAGGTACTTGGGCGACACCCACAGCAGGCCAAACTCCTGGGAGCCGTCGCGGCCGTCGGTTTTGTGGTGCGTTTTGTGGGCCATGTTCAGCGCCCGCAGGTAGGGGTGCTTCGATTTTTTCCAGAAGCGCAGCCGGCCGTGGATTAGCACGTCGTGCACGAAGAAGTAGACCGTGCCATAGGCCGCAATGCCCACGCCCACCCAAAACCACCAGCGCCCGCCGTCGTCGCCGGTGATAAAAAGCGCGGCTGAGATGCCCCCGTAAATCAGAAAGAACAGGTCGTTGCGCTCCACCGGGTGCGGGTGCCGCACGTGGTGCGAGCGGTGCAAGAACCACAACGGGCCGTGCTGCACAAACTTGTGCATGAACCACGCCCAGAACTCCATGAAAGCAAACGTTGTGAGGGTGATGCCAAGGGCAGGCAGAATCGTCATGCGGAAGTAACCAGAGCAGGGAAGGGGATGTTTGGAACGGACGCAGAAACGCCGCTCCGCCCCAAACGAATTGCGGGAGCAGAACGGCGTTCCGGTCTATTGGGCTACTAAATAACGACTTTTCACGCTACCAGCTAATCTTTTCCTTGCGCAAAAACGCATTGATGCCCTGGCGGCAGTCTTCGGAGCCCCGGGCTTCGGCGTTGCGCTGGGCGGCGTAGCGCAGGCCTTCTTCCAGGTCCATTTCCGGCAGGCGGGCCAGCATTTCCTTGGTGACTTCCATGCTCTGGCCCGAGTTTTCGCGGCACAGGCGCCGGGCGTAGGCACTTACGGTGCCGGCCAGCTCTTCTTTCGAAGCCAAGAAGGTGATTAGGCCCATGTCGAGGGCCAATTGGGCTGAAATGGCGTCGCCGCTGAGCAACAACTGCTTGGTGCGGGCCTCCCCTATTTTACGCACCAGAAACACGCTGACAATGGCCGGCAGAAAGCCAATTTTCACTTCGGTGTAGCCAAATTTGGCTTCGGGCACGGCAAAGGTGAGGTCGCAGATGGCGGCGAGGCCGCAACCGCCCGCCAAGGCGTGGCCCTGCACCTGGCCGATGACCACCTTTTTGAGGGTGTAAATCTGGTGG
This region of Hymenobacter sedentarius genomic DNA includes:
- a CDS encoding enoyl-CoA hydratase/isomerase family protein, which produces MENLLTPELEALRYIRYDVQDRIGYITLNRPDKRNALNADVVTELKQAFDFAENDEAVKVIVLRADGDVFCAGADLAYIQDLQGYGYTDNLEDSTHLMQLFHQIYTLKKVVIGQVQGHALAGGCGLAAICDLTFAVPEAKFGYTEVKIGFLPAIVSVFLVRKIGEARTKQLLLSGDAISAQLALDMGLITFLASKEELAGTVSAYARRLCRENSGQSMEVTKEMLARLPEMDLEEGLRYAAQRNAEARGSEDCRQGINAFLRKEKISW
- a CDS encoding sterol desaturase family protein, yielding MTILPALGITLTTFAFMEFWAWFMHKFVQHGPLWFLHRSHHVRHPHPVERNDLFFLIYGGISAALFITGDDGGRWWFWVGVGIAAYGTVYFFVHDVLIHGRLRFWKKSKHPYLRALNMAHKTHHKTDGRDGSQEFGLLWVSPKYLRLARQQAAAKQEKIKSTVE